In Saccharolobus solfataricus, a genomic segment contains:
- a CDS encoding NAD(P)-dependent alcohol dehydrogenase: MKAVRIHEYNKPLSLDEVNKPRVSGPYDIVVRIRGAGVCRTDLHIIEGVWKDVLNPKLPFTIGHENVGIIEEKGNAVDWLDVGDQVILHPYITCRHCRACRSGNDMHCPYGKFPGLDGTDGGYAEYLRTSAFSAIKIPKGIDIIPMAPLADAGITAYHAVKKISQYLYPGSIVGVIGVGGLGHIGIQALKAITPARVIAIDISEEKTKLAKELGADEVVIAGKDSGVSDVLKLTDNIGVDAIIDFVGEHSTPQNALRMIRKGGIYSIVGYGGEFKNSTLDFINREIMVVGNLVGTYNELSELVTLYVQNKVKLKVKTFPLEEANSALEELKAGRILGRAVLVPS, encoded by the coding sequence ATGAAAGCAGTTAGAATTCATGAATATAATAAACCTTTGTCCTTAGATGAGGTTAATAAACCTAGGGTCTCTGGACCATATGATATAGTAGTTAGAATTAGAGGAGCGGGAGTCTGTAGGACTGACTTGCACATTATCGAAGGAGTATGGAAAGACGTACTAAATCCTAAGTTACCATTTACCATAGGTCACGAAAACGTCGGTATAATAGAGGAAAAGGGTAATGCCGTAGACTGGTTAGATGTGGGAGATCAAGTAATATTACATCCCTACATTACTTGTAGACATTGTAGAGCGTGTAGGTCTGGAAACGATATGCATTGTCCATATGGGAAATTCCCTGGATTAGACGGTACTGATGGCGGTTATGCAGAATATTTAAGGACCTCAGCTTTCTCTGCCATAAAGATCCCCAAGGGGATTGATATAATACCAATGGCACCCTTAGCTGATGCCGGAATAACTGCATACCATGCCGTAAAGAAGATTTCTCAATACCTCTATCCTGGAAGCATTGTAGGTGTTATTGGTGTTGGTGGACTAGGCCATATTGGTATTCAAGCCCTTAAGGCAATCACTCCAGCTAGAGTTATTGCAATAGATATAAGTGAAGAGAAGACTAAGCTAGCTAAGGAATTGGGTGCTGATGAAGTAGTAATAGCGGGAAAGGATAGTGGCGTTAGTGATGTCTTGAAATTGACCGACAACATAGGTGTTGACGCAATCATAGATTTTGTCGGGGAACACTCCACTCCTCAAAATGCCTTAAGGATGATAAGGAAGGGAGGAATATACTCAATTGTTGGCTATGGCGGAGAATTTAAAAATAGCACTTTAGATTTCATAAATAGGGAGATCATGGTGGTTGGTAATCTAGTGGGTACTTATAATGAGTTAAGCGAGTTAGTAACCTTATACGTTCAAAATAAGGTAAAATTAAAGGTAAAGACGTTCCCCTTAGAGGAGGCTAATAGCGCACTTGAGGAGTTGAAAGCTGGAAGGATTTTAGGAAGGGCAGTCTTAGTGCCTAGCTAA
- a CDS encoding thiamine pyrophosphate-binding protein yields MKVGNALFKLMSELGIRQVFGNPGTTELSFLKHMPKDFNYYLALHDGISVGMAEGYYFATRKPQIVNLHSSPGLTNAMGFIYEALISRIPLIVLVGQQYLYRLIDEPVLYGDFIKISQGVVKSAYEIRSEKDAIKTFIRAYKESITPPYGPVLISLPQDIPDMEVSEGEKVDIPKYFVSGTCDTSAIEFVLDKVKSASSIAIVAGYEVSIFSAHEELVRLAEKLNAPIYTEPYLSIFPIDSSNILFKGPLSRYKASDVVKELEKYDLVLVIGGWLNYVVFPDVDIRLNIVEVTSDFKEASKRKWDTIVCNPKDFLIKLYNMLYKGLNKNIIKRENRDLELQGDFITEVFKEMKGYLDKYTIFAEIPTYRDTLIKIIELKPSSLYITRSGLLGWALSALVGYSINGAKVLAIIGDGSFNYTPQALWSAVKYSTRLKVIVINNEGYASLSRHGVEADWLFPSTSPWKVALAYGFEAKESRDIKNDLKWLFEDDKRKLLEIRLARH; encoded by the coding sequence ATGAAAGTAGGAAATGCGTTGTTTAAGCTGATGAGTGAATTAGGAATTAGGCAAGTATTTGGAAACCCTGGTACTACAGAACTTAGCTTTCTAAAACACATGCCAAAAGACTTCAACTACTACCTAGCGCTCCATGACGGGATTTCGGTAGGAATGGCTGAGGGTTATTACTTTGCAACGAGAAAACCTCAAATAGTTAATTTACATTCCTCACCGGGATTAACCAACGCTATGGGTTTTATATATGAGGCTCTTATTAGCAGAATTCCCCTTATCGTATTGGTTGGGCAACAGTACTTGTATAGATTGATAGATGAACCAGTCCTCTACGGCGATTTTATAAAGATCTCTCAAGGAGTCGTTAAATCAGCATATGAGATAAGAAGTGAAAAAGACGCAATAAAAACGTTCATCAGAGCTTATAAGGAGAGTATTACTCCTCCATATGGTCCAGTGCTCATATCCTTACCTCAAGACATTCCAGATATGGAAGTGAGTGAAGGAGAGAAAGTAGATATACCCAAATATTTTGTAAGTGGCACATGTGATACGTCTGCAATAGAATTTGTATTAGATAAAGTAAAGAGCGCTAGCTCGATTGCAATAGTGGCTGGATATGAAGTTTCCATATTTAGCGCTCATGAGGAGTTAGTTAGATTAGCTGAGAAACTTAACGCTCCAATTTACACTGAACCATATTTGAGTATATTTCCAATTGACTCCTCTAATATTTTGTTTAAAGGCCCCCTATCCAGATATAAGGCTTCTGATGTAGTGAAGGAATTAGAAAAATATGATCTTGTTTTAGTCATTGGTGGATGGTTAAATTACGTTGTATTCCCAGACGTGGATATAAGGTTGAATATAGTGGAGGTAACTAGTGACTTTAAAGAGGCGTCAAAGAGGAAATGGGATACTATTGTCTGTAATCCAAAAGATTTCCTCATCAAGCTTTACAATATGTTATATAAAGGTCTAAACAAAAACATTATTAAACGTGAGAATAGGGATCTAGAGTTACAAGGTGATTTTATCACCGAAGTTTTCAAAGAAATGAAAGGTTATTTGGATAAATATACAATATTTGCAGAAATTCCTACTTATAGGGATACTTTAATAAAGATTATTGAACTAAAACCATCCTCTCTCTACATAACGAGATCTGGATTATTAGGGTGGGCACTCTCTGCATTGGTAGGTTATAGTATAAATGGGGCTAAAGTCTTGGCAATAATTGGAGATGGAAGTTTCAATTATACTCCTCAAGCATTATGGAGTGCCGTAAAATACAGTACTAGATTAAAAGTGATTGTAATTAATAACGAGGGATATGCGTCACTGTCAAGGCATGGTGTGGAGGCAGATTGGCTGTTTCCATCAACTTCGCCTTGGAAAGTTGCATTAGCCTATGGATTTGAGGCTAAGGAATCAAGGGATATAAAAAACGATTTGAAATGGTTATTCGAAGATGATAAGAGAAAATTGCTGGAAATTAGATTAGCTAGGCACTAA
- a CDS encoding metal-sulfur cluster assembly factor, whose amino-acid sequence MLEDVIDPETNYSIVKMGFIRNIEIEEGKIKVTLSPPTFWCPPLFLYMILEDVKRKLSESYNGVLIQVVDHHDAEKLTSCINNGKSFEECYKNEVEGNSYEAIRERFRVKRERDDRLSKLTLSINGEFCRLIYEAKRK is encoded by the coding sequence ATGCTTGAGGATGTGATCGACCCAGAAACCAATTACTCCATAGTGAAAATGGGTTTCATAAGAAATATAGAGATTGAAGAAGGCAAGATAAAAGTTACGTTATCTCCTCCCACTTTCTGGTGTCCTCCCCTTTTCCTATATATGATCTTAGAGGATGTTAAACGAAAACTGAGTGAAAGTTATAATGGCGTATTAATTCAAGTGGTAGATCACCATGATGCTGAGAAGTTAACTAGTTGTATAAATAATGGGAAGAGTTTTGAGGAGTGCTATAAGAATGAAGTTGAGGGAAACAGTTATGAGGCGATAAGGGAAAGATTTAGGGTAAAAAGGGAGAGGGATGATAGGCTAAGTAAGCTAACGCTAAGTATAAATGGCGAGTTTTGTAGACTAATATATGAGGCTAAAAGAAAATGA
- a CDS encoding ISH3-like element ISC1439A family transposase, with protein MQTMILPKTELKSLAITLATNNINVISQDLDPEIVKAAPSLLTGNRGKYYLKVVRRGEKVISKGQRTFKFYPIYREVKGEINVVAVDETGLTVGEKEQEKAEGFLLYNWKRKGVKMRSLDLVYPLRLPLLVEVADLRSDSPSQFLLRSVREVSQYMEIDYVVADAGFLNLGVIKEMPVKTIVRGKSNLKGFKELSNVPLVEKRYEVKDKVYVAYRVLEFEGLYYYDVVYVKGKPRHFMFVTNFEGDPYELAELYRLRWQVEEGFKVRKARIRYVRKLSNKIFLFLYYTVLDSAWNLVNHLLFNFKSTCKKVLSFDSFVKLL; from the coding sequence ATGCAAACCATGATATTACCCAAAACGGAGCTGAAGTCCCTCGCTATAACTTTAGCAACAAACAATATTAACGTTATCTCTCAAGATCTAGACCCGGAAATAGTGAAAGCAGCACCATCCTTGCTAACCGGAAACAGAGGAAAATACTACTTGAAGGTAGTAAGACGAGGCGAGAAAGTAATTAGTAAAGGTCAGAGAACCTTCAAGTTCTACCCAATCTACAGAGAAGTAAAGGGAGAGATCAACGTAGTCGCTGTAGATGAGACCGGATTAACCGTGGGAGAAAAGGAACAAGAAAAAGCAGAGGGCTTTCTACTCTACAACTGGAAGAGAAAAGGAGTAAAGATGAGATCCTTGGACCTCGTATATCCCTTAAGGTTACCCCTCCTAGTGGAGGTAGCAGATTTGAGAAGCGACAGTCCATCACAGTTCCTACTCAGGAGCGTGAGGGAAGTAAGCCAATACATGGAAATAGATTACGTTGTAGCTGACGCCGGATTCTTGAACCTAGGGGTCATCAAGGAAATGCCCGTGAAGACCATTGTGAGAGGAAAGTCGAACTTGAAGGGATTCAAGGAACTATCTAACGTTCCATTAGTTGAGAAGAGATATGAGGTTAAGGACAAGGTTTACGTTGCGTATAGGGTCTTGGAATTTGAAGGGCTTTATTATTACGATGTGGTTTACGTTAAGGGGAAGCCGAGGCACTTCATGTTCGTAACGAACTTCGAGGGAGATCCCTATGAACTGGCTGAACTCTATAGGTTGAGGTGGCAAGTTGAGGAGGGTTTTAAGGTTAGGAAGGCAAGGATAAGGTATGTTAGGAAGTTGAGTAATAAGATCTTCTTGTTCCTCTATTACACGGTTCTGGATTCTGCGTGGAATCTAGTGAATCATCTTCTCTTTAACTTCAAGTCCACGTGTAAGAAGGTTTTGTCCTTCGATTCATTCGTCAAGCTTCTCTAA
- a CDS encoding HEPN domain-containing protein, whose translation MREEAEKWLRQALEDLATAKDTITTGHYYASAFWAEQAAEKALKALLIAGGKIERTHDLNELLEIIKEEIGLSVEEIRSEVIKLTLHYTISRYPDAANTIPYSLYSKEDAEELVKKAEKVIEWVKRNLH comes from the coding sequence ATGAGAGAAGAAGCAGAAAAATGGTTGAGACAAGCCTTAGAAGATTTAGCAACTGCTAAAGATACTATCACAACTGGTCATTATTATGCTTCAGCCTTTTGGGCCGAACAAGCTGCTGAGAAAGCTCTAAAAGCACTCTTAATAGCGGGAGGAAAGATCGAGAGGACTCATGACTTAAATGAGTTGTTAGAGATAATAAAGGAAGAGATAGGATTATCCGTAGAGGAGATAAGAAGTGAAGTAATCAAACTTACTTTACATTATACTATCTCTAGATATCCTGATGCTGCAAATACTATACCATATTCGTTATATAGTAAGGAAGATGCTGAGGAGTTAGTAAAAAAAGCGGAAAAGGTGATAGAATGGGTAAAGCGAAATCTGCATTAA
- a CDS encoding amidohydrolase family protein, with amino-acid sequence MDYHVHVWKANEENWLRPDLAKGWIDCFYDYHKSLTPEDYFMDYNTFKYYGSNRMIEDVFINGYVDVAITQPQYLQYFYRESFGNTEEFGKLALNNPNRFVIGTRWDPRDGEEGKEKLEEDVRRYRVKPWQMRHVKLYTAEWKDVNGKLSRGWRLDSKEAFEFIEFSKSLGIDILVAHKGPTVWPLDKDAFDITDVDAAASSFPEIKFVVTHIGLPRLDDFVWTAVQDKNIYAGLAVASAFIHKRPRYFAQIMAELLFWLGPDRILMGSDYAIWNPKWILEEFAKFELPEDVKKEYGVELTLDIKKKILFENASKLWGIPLPPRDDEVGKRAKPLIVKV; translated from the coding sequence ATCGATTACCACGTCCACGTATGGAAGGCTAATGAGGAGAATTGGTTAAGACCAGATTTGGCAAAGGGTTGGATTGATTGTTTCTACGACTATCATAAGTCGTTAACTCCAGAGGATTACTTCATGGACTATAATACTTTCAAATATTACGGTTCAAATAGGATGATTGAGGATGTCTTCATTAACGGTTATGTTGACGTAGCGATAACTCAACCCCAATATTTGCAATACTTTTATCGTGAATCTTTTGGAAATACTGAGGAGTTTGGTAAACTAGCGTTAAATAATCCTAATAGGTTCGTTATAGGAACTAGATGGGATCCTAGGGATGGTGAGGAGGGTAAGGAAAAGTTAGAGGAAGATGTTAGAAGATATAGGGTTAAGCCTTGGCAGATGAGACATGTTAAATTGTATACTGCGGAGTGGAAGGACGTTAATGGTAAGCTATCAAGGGGATGGAGGTTAGACTCTAAGGAAGCATTTGAGTTTATAGAGTTCAGTAAGAGCTTAGGGATAGATATTTTAGTTGCACACAAGGGACCAACAGTATGGCCTTTGGATAAGGACGCATTTGACATAACTGACGTTGATGCTGCAGCGTCTTCTTTCCCAGAAATTAAGTTCGTAGTTACGCATATAGGATTGCCTAGATTAGACGATTTCGTATGGACTGCAGTTCAAGATAAGAACATTTACGCTGGGCTAGCAGTTGCCTCAGCCTTCATACATAAGAGACCTAGATACTTCGCTCAGATTATGGCAGAATTGCTATTTTGGTTAGGTCCGGATAGGATTTTAATGGGTTCAGATTACGCAATTTGGAATCCAAAGTGGATATTGGAAGAGTTCGCTAAATTTGAGCTACCCGAAGATGTGAAGAAAGAATACGGTGTGGAACTAACGTTAGATATAAAGAAGAAGATCCTTTTTGAAAACGCTTCTAAACTATGGGGAATTCCACTACCTCCCAGAGATGATGAAGTTGGTAAGAGAGCTAAACCACTCATAGTAAAGGTGTAA
- a CDS encoding type II toxin-antitoxin system VapC family toxin, producing the protein MKVVTDTGVLVEVLEGSKLGEKFIQLVDSGKIEPIITNLTLIELSYIICRKYGIDKARELVKKLLDSNYFEVVNAFDFAENIVEIKCNNSLSIIDASVIATAKALGISALFKMEKELKDKKFNNLIFIENL; encoded by the coding sequence ATGAAAGTAGTGACTGACACGGGAGTATTAGTTGAAGTTTTAGAAGGCTCTAAATTGGGAGAAAAGTTCATTCAACTAGTGGATAGTGGAAAAATAGAACCTATAATTACTAATTTAACATTAATTGAATTATCCTACATAATATGTAGAAAATATGGGATAGACAAGGCTAGGGAACTTGTTAAGAAGTTGTTAGATTCAAATTACTTTGAAGTGGTGAATGCATTTGATTTTGCTGAGAATATAGTTGAAATAAAATGTAATAATTCTCTATCTATAATTGACGCCTCTGTCATTGCAACAGCTAAAGCGTTAGGAATTTCTGCATTATTTAAAATGGAAAAAGAGTTAAAGGATAAGAAGTTTAATAATTTAATATTTATCGAGAATTTATAG
- a CDS encoding transposase, giving the protein MTKELTREEYYKALEKAVNEVILSMTGTRKDVAKRLLLGAVVGRNATEIAQEAEMNYETVLNNLDKAAQVNLIEVVKKLVGDHPVLLIIDDTHDHKLYARAMPVSRNGAQIFYCRAHKRFESAIQLLVIGVKDLVNNQIYVIHIIAYIPRKVEEELKRRGEEVKFKTKIDALLEFLSSLSGLNVKSKVFDSWYVNSRTLQGNTVGELKSSARVVESGRSVPVSEFPQGEYLVEYLGTPIKLLVIDDYKGYGRRYFFSTDLNDTAEDIITTWENRWDIEVLIRELKALGLEGGSFLTWVRNSGFVALKALSLLVVQYFKYSTGLMLGAKRLARLIKSIYREAGGIKKLFKRRRKP; this is encoded by the coding sequence ATGACCAAAGAATTGACGAGGGAGGAGTACTATAAGGCATTGGAAAAGGCAGTTAACGAGGTCATACTATCCATGACTGGAACGAGGAAGGATGTTGCCAAGAGGCTACTCTTGGGGGCGGTGGTGGGAAGAAATGCTACCGAGATAGCTCAAGAGGCCGAGATGAACTACGAGACCGTACTGAATAACTTGGACAAGGCAGCTCAGGTTAATCTAATCGAGGTCGTGAAGAAGTTAGTCGGGGATCATCCTGTCCTTCTCATAATAGACGACACCCACGACCACAAGCTCTACGCTAGGGCCATGCCGGTCTCCAGAAACGGGGCGCAGATCTTCTACTGCAGGGCGCACAAGAGATTCGAGTCCGCGATCCAACTCCTTGTGATTGGCGTCAAGGATCTGGTGAACAACCAGATCTACGTGATCCACATAATTGCCTACATACCCCGAAAGGTGGAAGAGGAGCTCAAGCGTAGGGGTGAGGAGGTGAAGTTCAAGACCAAGATAGATGCCCTCTTGGAGTTTCTCTCCTCCCTCTCAGGTTTGAATGTGAAATCCAAGGTCTTCGACTCGTGGTACGTGAACTCGAGGACTCTCCAAGGGAATACTGTGGGGGAACTCAAGTCCAGCGCGCGAGTCGTCGAGAGTGGCAGATCCGTACCCGTTAGCGAGTTCCCCCAAGGGGAGTACCTGGTAGAGTACTTGGGGACTCCCATAAAGTTACTTGTTATAGATGATTATAAGGGTTACGGGAGGAGGTATTTCTTCTCCACCGACCTTAACGACACGGCTGAAGATATTATAACAACTTGGGAGAACCGTTGGGACATCGAGGTCTTGATTAGGGAGCTCAAGGCCTTGGGACTCGAGGGTGGGTCCTTCTTGACCTGGGTTAGGAACTCAGGCTTCGTGGCCTTGAAGGCTCTCTCCCTCCTCGTTGTCCAATACTTCAAGTACTCCACGGGTCTGATGCTCGGGGCCAAAAGGTTGGCCAGATTGATAAAAAGCATTTACCGTGAGGCGGGTGGGATCAAAAAACTGTTCAAGAGGAGGAGAAAACCGTAA
- a CDS encoding DEAD/DEAH box helicase, with translation MWIVHGVWDGKRFGIWAENNEYYRFASVNDLYSLAEALDFYPEFKNENIIFPVDSNGNPVFYDYSSASGVSSFEVTVAKARLDEVFKILRLKKVKDVLYSSSMFFWRDLLKTTLELVKSGDIVPTLNVARKRIDNSLMRETSLYKQEIIWKPLIEDNDIINVANKAPPDAFLENSERLDLIKSFIQEIIHYIVSESLSENYNIILSSILKRRTIDPYSLIQDVKKSNYTLYFALLYNDEGGKIISGLFNKDENTIITFDVIHNNEYLKRIYYDLLSSTTNMYYKLNGLFLGEVNLDAKELDDFLEIVPKLRHRGFKVFTKIKRIRPIIRINSDSYGVFSRNMLSDFDYKISIGDKDISEEEFMKLVSENRTIVELGGNLVEIDEKSLQKIKDLLYKIKSKKIDKIDILRESLLGDIEINDELLDRLRGNKSFQLLEPYNIKANLRPYQIKGFSWMRFMNKLGFGICLADDMGLGKTLQTIAVFSDAKKENELTPSLVICPLSVLKNWEEELSKFAPHLRFAVFHEDRSKIKLEDYDIILTTYAVLLRDTRLKEVEWKYIVIDEAQNIKNPQTKIFKAVKELKSKYRIALTGTPIENKVDDLWSIMTFLNPGLLGSYSEFKSKFATPIKKGDNMAKEELKAIISPFILRRTKYDKAIINDLPDKIETNVYCNLTPEQAAMYKAEVENLFNNIDSVTGIKRKGMILSTLLKLKQIVDHPALLKGGEQSVRRSGKMIRTMEIIEEALDEGDKIAIFTQFVDMGKIIRNIIEKELNTEVPFLYGELSKKERDDRECSHAVILFDII, from the coding sequence ATGTGGATAGTCCATGGCGTATGGGACGGAAAGAGATTCGGTATATGGGCTGAGAACAATGAGTATTATAGATTTGCCAGTGTAAATGATCTGTATAGTTTAGCAGAAGCTCTTGATTTTTATCCAGAATTTAAAAATGAGAATATCATATTTCCAGTAGATAGCAATGGCAACCCGGTGTTTTATGATTATAGTTCGGCGTCTGGAGTATCCTCCTTTGAGGTAACCGTAGCTAAAGCCCGTTTAGATGAAGTTTTTAAAATACTTAGATTAAAGAAAGTGAAAGACGTATTGTATTCTTCATCCATGTTTTTCTGGCGTGATCTGTTGAAGACAACACTTGAACTTGTAAAGTCTGGAGATATAGTTCCTACCTTAAATGTAGCTAGAAAGAGAATTGATAATTCCCTTATGCGGGAAACGAGTCTCTACAAGCAAGAAATCATTTGGAAACCTCTAATTGAGGATAATGATATAATAAACGTAGCTAATAAGGCTCCGCCTGATGCTTTTTTGGAAAATTCAGAAAGGCTCGATTTAATTAAATCTTTTATACAAGAAATTATTCATTATATAGTTTCAGAATCGTTAAGTGAAAACTATAACATAATATTATCGTCCATACTTAAAAGGAGAACTATAGATCCGTATTCACTAATTCAAGATGTTAAAAAATCTAATTATACACTGTACTTTGCTCTTCTTTATAATGACGAGGGAGGGAAGATAATATCTGGATTATTCAATAAAGATGAGAATACTATAATTACATTTGATGTTATTCACAATAATGAATACTTAAAGCGGATATATTATGATCTTCTCTCCTCCACGACTAATATGTACTATAAACTGAATGGATTGTTTCTTGGTGAAGTTAACCTTGATGCAAAGGAGCTCGATGATTTTCTCGAAATAGTTCCTAAACTTAGGCATAGAGGTTTTAAGGTATTTACAAAGATAAAGAGAATTAGGCCGATAATAAGAATAAACAGTGACTCGTACGGTGTATTTTCACGTAATATGCTGTCCGATTTTGATTACAAGATATCGATAGGTGATAAGGACATTTCTGAAGAAGAGTTCATGAAATTAGTAAGTGAGAATAGAACAATTGTTGAATTGGGAGGAAATCTTGTAGAGATAGACGAGAAATCGTTGCAGAAGATTAAAGATTTATTATATAAAATAAAATCTAAAAAAATCGATAAAATAGATATTCTGAGGGAGTCTCTACTGGGAGATATTGAAATTAATGACGAATTATTGGATAGACTTAGGGGGAATAAATCCTTTCAATTATTGGAGCCCTATAATATAAAGGCTAACCTAAGACCATATCAAATTAAGGGATTTTCTTGGATGAGGTTTATGAATAAATTGGGTTTTGGTATTTGTCTGGCAGATGATATGGGATTAGGTAAAACTTTACAGACCATAGCGGTATTTTCAGACGCCAAGAAGGAGAATGAGTTGACCCCCTCACTTGTCATATGTCCTTTATCAGTTTTAAAGAATTGGGAAGAAGAGTTGAGTAAGTTCGCTCCTCATTTAAGGTTCGCAGTATTTCATGAAGATAGATCTAAGATTAAATTGGAGGATTACGATATAATACTCACCACATACGCCGTTTTGCTGAGAGATACAAGATTAAAAGAGGTTGAATGGAAATATATTGTAATAGATGAGGCACAGAATATTAAAAATCCCCAAACTAAAATTTTTAAAGCTGTCAAAGAGTTAAAGTCTAAATACAGAATAGCTCTTACGGGGACGCCAATAGAGAATAAAGTTGATGATTTATGGTCGATAATGACTTTTCTCAATCCTGGGTTATTAGGGAGTTACAGTGAGTTTAAGAGTAAATTCGCCACACCTATCAAAAAAGGAGATAATATGGCTAAAGAGGAGTTAAAGGCAATAATATCCCCTTTTATTTTAAGAAGAACTAAATACGATAAGGCAATAATCAACGATTTACCAGATAAAATAGAGACAAATGTATATTGTAATTTAACTCCCGAACAAGCTGCTATGTACAAAGCTGAAGTGGAAAATTTATTTAATAATATTGACTCTGTTACAGGAATAAAGAGAAAGGGTATGATTTTATCTACTTTGCTCAAATTAAAACAAATCGTGGATCATCCTGCACTACTGAAAGGAGGCGAACAGTCTGTACGAAGATCTGGGAAAATGATAAGAACTATGGAAATTATTGAGGAAGCGTTAGATGAAGGAGATAAAATAGCTATTTTCACACAATTTGTAGATATGGGGAAAATAATAAGAAATATTATTGAAAAGGAGTTGAATACTGAAGTTCCTTTCTTATATGGAGAACTATCTAAAAAAGAGAGAGATGATAGGGAGTGTTCTCATGCAGTCATCTTATTCGATATCATATAG
- a CDS encoding RNA-guided endonuclease InsQ/TnpB family protein, translating into MPTLGFRFRAYTDEQTLRALKAQLKLACEVYNTLRWADIYFYQRDGKGLTQTELRQLALDLRKQDDKYKQLYSQVVQQIADRYYEAKKRFFEGLARFPKEKKPHKYYSLVYPQYGWKILQVREIRKGSKKKLITLKLSNLGTFKVIVHRDFPLDKVKRVIVKLTRSERIYITFVVDHEFPKLPNTGKVVAIDVGVEKLLVTSDSEYFPNLRPLEKALWKVKHLHRELSRKKFLSNNWFKAKVKLARAYEYLKNLRSNLYMKLGKWFAEHYDVVVMEGIHVKQLIGKSLRSLRRRLSDVAFSELRDLIKYQLEKYGKKLILVNPAYTSKTCAKCGYVKEDLSLSDRVFVCPNCGWIADRDYNASLNILRGSGSERSLVPVELRPLPVLWHGRAVKQEAPSLGGGSSPYR; encoded by the coding sequence ATGCCCACCTTAGGGTTTCGCTTCCGTGCATACACTGACGAACAAACCCTTAGGGCGTTAAAGGCCCAGTTGAAGTTAGCATGTGAGGTATATAACACCTTAAGGTGGGCAGACATCTATTTCTATCAGAGGGATGGGAAAGGACTAACACAAACTGAGTTAAGACAGTTGGCTCTAGATCTGAGAAAACAAGATGATAAGTATAAGCAACTCTACTCGCAAGTAGTTCAACAAATAGCTGACCGTTACTACGAAGCTAAGAAGAGGTTTTTCGAAGGTTTAGCACGTTTCCCGAAAGAAAAGAAACCTCACAAATACTACTCCCTTGTCTATCCCCAGTATGGTTGGAAAATACTTCAAGTTAGAGAAATAAGAAAAGGAAGCAAGAAGAAACTAATAACGCTTAAACTATCAAATCTTGGTACGTTCAAGGTAATAGTTCACCGAGACTTTCCCCTTGACAAAGTAAAGAGAGTGATAGTGAAGCTAACAAGATCTGAGAGGATTTACATCACTTTCGTAGTTGATCACGAATTCCCCAAGTTACCTAACACTGGTAAGGTAGTGGCGATAGATGTTGGTGTAGAAAAGTTGTTAGTAACGTCAGATAGTGAATATTTCCCCAATTTGAGACCTCTTGAAAAGGCGTTATGGAAAGTGAAGCATCTACACAGAGAACTTTCAAGGAAGAAATTCCTCTCTAATAATTGGTTTAAGGCTAAGGTTAAGCTTGCTAGGGCTTATGAGTATTTGAAGAACCTGAGGAGTAATCTTTACATGAAGTTGGGTAAGTGGTTTGCTGAGCATTATGACGTTGTGGTGATGGAGGGTATTCATGTTAAGCAGTTGATAGGTAAGTCATTAAGGTCTCTGAGGAGGAGATTGAGTGACGTCGCGTTCAGCGAGCTTAGAGATTTGATTAAGTATCAGTTGGAGAAATACGGAAAGAAACTCATCCTGGTCAACCCAGCATACACTTCCAAAACTTGTGCTAAGTGCGGGTACGTAAAAGAAGATCTGTCTCTATCTGATCGTGTTTTCGTTTGTCCCAACTGTGGTTGGATTGCAGATCGTGACTATAATGCTTCTCTTAACATCTTACGTGGATCGGGGTCGGAGCGATCCTTAGTGCCTGTGGAGCTCCGCCCTCTACCAGTACTCTGGCATGGCAGAGCTGTGAAGCAGGAAGCTCCCTCTTTAGGAGGGGGTAGCTCACCGTATAGGTGA